One Diceros bicornis minor isolate mBicDic1 chromosome 27, mDicBic1.mat.cur, whole genome shotgun sequence genomic region harbors:
- the YBEY gene encoding endoribonuclease YbeY isoform X1: protein MSLVLRNLQRAVPLRRAPLRKKMEIVRNILGVQKFDLGIICVDNKNIQHINRVYRERNIPTDVLSFPFHENLKAGEIPQPDFPDDYNLGDIFLGVEYIFQQCKENEDYYDILTVTATHGLCHLLGFTHSTEAEWQKTRRAFDDVTSSRPVFQGLSPPGASLPTRPIPPGGSVLTHPPLCVLGLADRRPILLSRPIWLVLQPQARSPLSYLRPPPQPLPSAPPAGSVLHPEWRVGPPPCAGAGDDVPEGEAGSRGAELADRYQAPAPEQGPLLRIEAQDGTLVSQGAPEHRDTVAGRQTPPFGL from the exons ATGAGTTTGGTGCTTAGAAATCTGCAGCGAGCCGTCCCCCTCCGGAGAGCGCCACTCCGCAAGAAGATGGAGATAGTAAGGAATATTTTAGGAGTGCAGAAGTTCGACCTGGGGATCATCTGTGTTGACAACAAGAATATTCAGCACATTAATAGAGtctacagagagagaaatatcCCAACCGACgtgctttcttttccatttcatgAG AATCTGAAAGCAGGTGAAATTCCCCAGCCGGATTTTCCAGATGACTATAATTTGGGAGACATTTTCCTAGGAGTGGAGTATATCTTCCAGCAgtgcaaggaaaatgaagattacTATGACATCCTGACT GTGACTGCCACCCATGGGCTCTGTCACCTGCTGGGCTTCACACACAGCACAGAGGCCGAGTGGCAGAAG ACCAGGAGAGCCTTCGATGACGTCACCTCCAGCAGGCCTGTCTTCCAGGGACTCAGCCCTCCTGGGGCGTCCCTGCCCACCCGCCCAATCCCCCCGGGAGGGAGTGTCCTCACGCACCCACCCCTGTGTGTCCTGGGCCTGGCTGACCGGCGTCCCATCCTCCTGAGCCGCCCCATCTGGCTCGTTCTGCAACCCCAGGCACGTTCTCCTCTCTCCTACCTGAGACCACCAcctcagcccctgccctcagcccCTCCTGCTGGCTCCGTCCTTCACCCTGAGTGGCGTGTTGGCCCCCCACCGTGTGCAGGCGCTGGTGACG ATGTACCAGAAGGAGAAGCAGGTTCTCGAGGAGCTGAGCTGGCGGACCGGTACCAGGCTCCAGCCCCTGAGCAGGGGCCTCTTCTGAGGATCGAGGCCCAGGACGGCACCCTGGTATCGCAGGGTGCTCCAGAACACAGGGACACAGTGGCTGGAAGACAGACCCCTCCCTTTGGGCTCTGA
- the YBEY gene encoding endoribonuclease YbeY isoform X2 → MSLVLRNLQRAVPLRRAPLRKKMEIVRNILGVQKFDLGIICVDNKNIQHINRVYRERNIPTDVLSFPFHENLKAGEIPQPDFPDDYNLGDIFLGVEYIFQQCKENEDYYDILTVTATHGLCHLLGFTHSTEAEWQKMYQKEKQVLEELSWRTGTRLQPLSRGLF, encoded by the exons ATGAGTTTGGTGCTTAGAAATCTGCAGCGAGCCGTCCCCCTCCGGAGAGCGCCACTCCGCAAGAAGATGGAGATAGTAAGGAATATTTTAGGAGTGCAGAAGTTCGACCTGGGGATCATCTGTGTTGACAACAAGAATATTCAGCACATTAATAGAGtctacagagagagaaatatcCCAACCGACgtgctttcttttccatttcatgAG AATCTGAAAGCAGGTGAAATTCCCCAGCCGGATTTTCCAGATGACTATAATTTGGGAGACATTTTCCTAGGAGTGGAGTATATCTTCCAGCAgtgcaaggaaaatgaagattacTATGACATCCTGACT GTGACTGCCACCCATGGGCTCTGTCACCTGCTGGGCTTCACACACAGCACAGAGGCCGAGTGGCAGAAG ATGTACCAGAAGGAGAAGCAGGTTCTCGAGGAGCTGAGCTGGCGGACCGGTACCAGGCTCCAGCCCCTGAGCAGGGGCCTCTTCTGA